Genomic window (Paenibacillus sp. PK3_47):
CGCCTATGTTTCCGATAAACCGGAAGTGGCTGCAGTATCCGATAAAGGCGTGGTTACCGGCATCAAGGCGGGAACGGCGACGATTACAGTCTCTTTTGGCGGAATCACTGCAAAGATCAAAGTAACAGTTGCCAAGGAAGCTGCCGATCACAGACGTTATGTAGAATTTAACTATGTCCGTGAAGACGGTGACTATAAGGACTGGAACATCTGGGTCTGGAACACCGGTGACGGCATGCCGAAGGATCAGATTGACTTCACCACCTTCAAGGACGGGAAAGCCAGTGTTCTGATTGAGGTGGCGCAGAATGCGACCAACGTTGGATTTGTGCTGCGCAAAGGAACGGACTGGAATACCGGGAAGCTCGACTATCCGGATGACCGGCTTATTCCGCTTACCCCGGGTGAAGGGTATACCAGAGTGATTGTAACCAGTATGGTAAAAGAACTGGATGTCAAGCCTTCCATCAGCGGCCCGGTCATGAAAGACGGAGCGATTACCTTCCAGTACCGCGATGAGGACCTGTTCCGCAGCGGTAATCCGGCAGGCATAACCGAAGCCAAGGTGAAAATAAACGGCACGGAGTATCCGATGGTCTACGATCCGGCCAAGGAATGGTTCAGCTATCAGCTGACCAATGCGGCCAAAGGGACCTACAAATATACCTTCCTGATTACAAAGGATGGAGTAACCGAAGAGCTTACGGATCCGAAGAATACGGTTAACGGCGAATCGGCAGTTGTGTATCATATTCCGGATGTGACCATTACCGCAGCGGCAGAGCCGCAGGAGGTCCATTCCAATGAAAATACGGTAGTAACCATTACCGCGGATTCATCAGAAGAAGTAACCTATCAGGACGGGTATATGGACTTGACCGCACTTGGCGGTCCGGCAATGGTGAAGCTTGACACAGGGCTGATGAAGCAGACGGTTGCGGTTAAAGATACCGTCTCTGCAGGAATCAAAACCATTCCGGTCACCCTGACCGACCAGTTCGGCAATTCGCATAAAGGCTCGGCCAGTGTAGAGGTTAAAGCTAGAACCTATTCCGGCGATAAGCTTGATTTTGACTGGGATGAGGCCAGAATCTACTTTGCGCTGACCGACCGGTTCAAGGACGGCGATGCCGCCAACAACGTGAATGTTGATAAAACACATCTTGAAGCTTATCACGGCGGGGATTTCCGCGGAATGATCGACAGTTTGGATTACCTTGAGGAGCTGGGCATCAATACGCTCTGGATCACGCCGGTGGTCGATAACATCGACTTCAACGTCGGCACAGGTTTTGGCGGCACGCAGTATGGCTACCATGGCTACTGGGCCAAGGATTTCACACAGCTGGATGAGCATCTTGGTGACATGGAGACCTTCAAGGAGCTGATTGAGAAGGCGCATGACAAGGGGATCAAAATCATGGTTGACGTTGTCCTGAATCATGCAGGGTACGGACTGAAGGCCACTGACAGCAATCCTTCCGTAACGCCTGAGGACAAAGCCAGATTTGAAGGCATGTTCCGTACGGACGGTGTGTCTACAGATACTGATCCTGTCAAGGGAGAGCTGGCCGGATTGCCGGACTTCGTCACTGAAGATCCTGCTGTCCGTGAGCAGGTCATTGCCTGGCAGACCGCGTGGCTGGACAACGCACGGACGGAGCGCGGTGATACCATCGACTATTTCCGTGTGGATACCGTCAAGCATGTAGAGGACACCACCTGGAAAGCTTTTAAAAATGCGCTGACTGCCATCGATCCCGGCTTCAAAATGGTCGGCGAATATTTCGGCGGCACCATTGACAGCAATGGGGGCATGCTGCAAACCGGGCAAATGGACAGTCTGCTTGATTTCGGATTTAAGGGCGCAGCCAAAAGCTTCACGGACGGCAAAATTAACGATGTGGATGCATATCTGCAGGACCGCGAATCCAAAATCGACAATACGAAGATGATGGCCCAGTTCCTGAGCAGCCATGATGAGGACGGCTTCCTGTCCAATTATGTCGGCGGGGACAAAGGCAAGCTGAAGATCGCGGCCGCCCTGCAAATTACGGCAAAAGGACAGCCGGTTATTTATTACGGCGAAGAGCTCGGCCGTTCCGGCAAGAACGCAGGGGATATGTCCCAGGGCGAGTTCAGCGAGAACCGCGGGGATATGCCTTGGGACCAGCTGACTGCAGAAAAAGGACTTCATGATCACTACCAAAAGCTGCTGAACATCCGTGCGAAGTACTCAAAGGTATATTCAAAGGGCATGCGTGAGAAGCTTGCCGGCAACGATGACACGGGGTATCTGGCCTTCAGCAAGACTTACGGAAACGACAGTGTTGTTACAGTTATTAATACAAAAACAGATGCACAGTCTGTCAGCATACCTGTTCCTTTTGCTCCGCTTAAGCTTGTAACAGATGAGTATAGCGGCGCAGAATATAAGGTATCGGATGACCGCACGGTAACGATTGAACTTCCGGGCCGGGATGACGGCGGAACGGTTATTTTGGCAGCGGCAACTAAGGTTACGCCGACACCAACGCCGACACCGACAACGGAGCCGACAACGGAGCCGACAACCGAGCCGACAACCGAGCCAACAACGGCACCGGCAACACCGTCACCTACGCCGCCAGTTTCGGTTCCGGGTTCGATTCCGTCCGGGACTGCAGCGCCAACTCCGGCTGCAACGGCAGCTGCTGTGCACGCTGTTGATGAGAATGCTCTAAGAAACGTTAAGGATGGCAAGGTTATCGTCGAAGCTGCTGCGGGAACGCATACCATCCTGCTGCCGGTTCAGGCTGCTGCTGTACTGGGCACCAATGATCTTGTGCTGCAAATGGATGGTCTGTCAGTAACCCTGCCTAACGGGGTACTGAAGACACTTCAAGGGATGCTTACCGGAGCGGATACAGACGGAGCCCAAATCAGGTTCAGCAGCTCTCCGCTAGGAGAGAATACAGTCCATACGCTGCTTAACCCTTTCAGAAAGGACAGCACAGCTGTTAAAGCGGCTTCCGGGGTCTATGAGTTTAGCCTGGCGGTTGTGAAAAAGGACGGTTCGTCTATTCCGGCTCCAGCACTCACAGCACCGGTTACACTTGCCTTCAAAGTTAAGGGATCTCCGGACCAGGCGCTGACCGGCGTCTATTATCTGGGGGATAACGGCACATTAGAATATGTAGGAGGGACTATCCAAGGGGATACAATTACTGCCCAGGTGAAGCATTTCAGTAAATATGCCGCACTTGAAGTTAACAAATCCTTCAGTGATGTTCCGGCTGCCCACTGGGCTGCAGCGGCAGTGAAGTCGCTCAGCGCCAAAGGAATTGTCACAGGCATTAATGCTGCCGAGTTCAAACCAGGCAGCGGTATCAGCCGTGCAGAATTTACCGCGCTGCTTGTCCGCTCCCTTGGGATAGAGGCAGAAGGTCAGGCGGCATTTGCAGATGTGAAGCCGGAGGCCTGGTACTCTGCTTATGTAGCTGCAGCCGTAAATCAAGGCATTGCCGCCGGACGCAGCAGTGACAGCTTTGCGCCGAATGAATCCATCAGCCGTGAGGAGATGGCTGTTATGGTCATCCGGGCGCTTGAAGTGAAGCAGGGCGGCAAGCTTGAGCTTGGCTCCGGCGGTGCATCCTTCGCAGATGCTTCCAGCATCAGCCCTTGGGCGGGTCCATATGTTCATGCTGCGGCAGAGCAGGGACTGTTACAAGGCAGAACGGGCAACCAGTTTGCACCGCAGGGACTTGTGACCCGCGCCGAAGGCGCCCAGGTCATTTACAACCTGCTGGCTAAATAGGAAGGCGATGAATTCAAAAGGCACTCTTCGATAATGAAGAGTGCCTCAGAGTGAAAAGAAACCCAGATCTTTTAACGGTCTTGGGTTTCTTTGCTGTGTTTCCATGTCTGCGGACGCTGCATCCGTTATGCCTCGTCCTCTTCCGCACGCTAACGGACACTGCGTCCGTTATTTGCCTAATATCGCCCCGGTTTCATCGCTAACAGACCGTGGTTCCTTTATGTTGCTCAATGATGGGTACATTAAGCCCTTTCGGATGAAATAACGGATCCAGAGTCCGTTAGGATTCCTAAACAGACCTCTAGCGCAAAATAACGGATCTCTGGTCCGTTAGCATCTCCAAGTCATTAATAGGTTACGGTGTTCGTGAGTTGATGGAGGGGAGCTGGCAATCGTTAACGCGGTTTCTGCTGAGATCAAAGTCACATAAAGAAGGCTGTCGAGATTTTCTCGACAGCCTGAAGCACTCTTCGGTAATGAAGAGTGCCTTTTGGTATAGGAATTAGAGTGAGGATGTTACAGAACTGCCTTAAGCACCGTATATCCGAATGCCGGCAGCTTCACTGACAGTTTGCCGCGTTCGGCGCGCAGGGAATCACCGGTGAACAGATTTTCCCACTGGCGCTCCTCCACACTGATCTGGACGGTCTGAACGGTTTCCTCCGTATTCATGAGCACAATCACGATGTCATCGCCGAGTCTGCGCTCATATGCAATTTTGGTGCCCTGGCGTCCGGCTGCCAGGAAGCTGAAGGAGCCGGTGCGGAGTGCAGGGTGGCTGCTGCGCATATCAATCAGTTTACGGTAAAAGCTGAACAAGTCGCGGTCCTGCTTCTCCGGATCCCATTCCATGCATTTGCGGCAGCCCGGATCGAAATCCCCGTCCATGCCGATTTCATCGCCGTAGTAGATGCAAGGTGTGCCCATAAAGGTGAACTGGAACAGGGCAGCCTGCTTCATCTTGTTCTTGTCCCCTTCAGCCAGCGTCAGCAGACGCGCTGTATCGTGGCTGTCCAGAAGATTAAAGGCGACTTCGCTGGCCTGCAGCGGATAACGGGACAGCTGTCTGCCAATGGCATTGGCAAAACCCTCGGCATCCAGTGTTCCGAGCACAAAAAAGTCGAGAACCGCATCGGTGAACGGGTAGTTCATCACGGCGTCGAACTTATCTCCCTCCAGCCATGGAGCGGATTCATGCCAGATTTCACCCAGGATGTATGCTTCGGGATTGGCACGCTTTACAACCCTGCGGAAGTCACGCCAGAATTCATGATCCACCTCATTGGCCACATCCAGCCGCCAGCCGTCGATGCCGACCTCTGTAATCCAGTATTCAGCGACCTTGAGCAAGTATTCTTTGACCTCCGGATTCCCCGTGTTGAGCTTTGGCATATGCGGTTCAAAGGCGAAGGCGTCATAGTTCGGAATATTGTCCACGACCTGCAGCGGAAACTCGCGGATATGGAACCAGTCTTTATATACGGAGGCCTCGCCCTTCTCAAGGACATCAACAAACGGCGCAAAGGTGCGGCCCGAGTGGTTGAATACAGCGTCAAGCAGGACTCTGATGCCGCGTTCGTGGCAGGCATCCACCAGCTTTTTCAGCGTCTGCACATCACCGAAATGTGGATCTACACTCATGTAATCTTCTGTGTCGTATTTGTGGTTCGTAGTGGCTGTGAAGAGCGGCGTGAAATAAATTCCGTTAACGCCCAGCTCGGTTAAATGATCCAGATGGTCTATAACCCCCTGCAGGTCACCGCCAAAGAAATTGCTCGGCGTCGGCGTTCCGCCCCAAGGCTCCACATTCTCCGGATTCAGGCTGGGGTCCCCATTGGCAAAACGTTCAGGGAAAATCTGATAAAAAACCGCATCCTTGACCCAGGCAGGCGGAGTGAACACATCAACCGGATTAATGTACGGGAATTCGAACAGTCTTTGCGGATTCGCCGGACGGTCAGCCTGAAAATCACTCTCTGTCATCCAGATGCGTTCATCATCCTTTTGCAGCAGAAAGCCGTATTTCAGCCGCCGGTACATCGGAACGGATTCACACTCCCAGTAGTCAAACATCCCGTCAGAGGTGAACAGCTTCATTGGAATCAGTTCTTTGGTGGCATCCCATGCATATTTGTCCCCGGCCCAGGCGAAGACTTCCGTTAAATCCCCTTTTTTGGCGCGCAGGCGAAGATGAATGGTACGGCGGTCATAAGCATAGGACCAGTTCAACCGCGGACGATGATACACTGCTTCTAATAACATGATGATTCCTCCTAAAAGTTTTGTGTAAGCATAAGCATCCCTGAACAGCATCAAGCAAAACTTGCACCGGAAGCATAAGCCTAAGTTTTGTGTAAGCATAAGCATCCCTGAACAGCATCAAGCAAAACTTGCACCAGAAGCACAGGTGAGCGGCGGCTGCAGTTGTATGTATAAGGAACCTACAGATAAATCCGGAGGAAAATCGGACATTTGCACGGCTGGCACAGCTTTTGTGCCACATTTGCGCAAGATCAGCCGGAATCCGTCCATACCAAACAGGCACAACCGCCGCCGAAAAGCTAATTCCGAGGTTGTACCTGATACAGTAACAGTGCCTTTTAATTGTATAAGAACAAAGGGATGCTGAATCTGCTGCTGCCAGCAGACCGGGCTGCTCATATTGGTTTGGATTATAGCACGGAAAATAGGGCCGTTCAATACTATTGTTCAAACCATTGCACAATTTTTCACGAACGTTAAACCGTTTACGGCTTGCAATTTAGAGAAAAGAAACATTTTACAAGTACCTGATAAAGCCATTACGCCAGAAAAATGTTCATTTCTGAATGAAGTGGCCATGTGATTGAGAGTAAATAAGAGTATCGGTGCGATAGGAGGAGTAAACTTAAGGTTTTTGTTATTAAATACGGGAATATGCCAAAATACACTATGTGCAAACGTTTTAACAATTAACATTACTGTTGTATTATAAATTAAGTAATGAAGCGCTTTCTAAAACTTGTTGAAGCGTATTCAGAAGGATGGTTTGCTTGAACCAACATTTTTTTTAACTGTTCTGAAATCGTTTGCGCAAGTTTGGCAGCATCACCGCAAGTCTAAAGCGATATACACAATCGGGAGGGGTTAATGTAATGAAGTTGAAAAAAGTTATGGTTGTAACCGCAGCATTGTCCATGGCAGTATCCATTACGGCATGCGGATCGAACAACAATGCAGGTAACGGAGGAAATAACACGGCAGCCAACACGCCTGCGGGAAATGCTGCAACAGACACAGCAAATAACAGCGGCAGCAATGAAGAGGCTGTAACAGGCGATATTGTTCCTGAAGAGGGCGCTTCGCTGGTCATTTGGGAAAGTAAGGAAGAAAGACCTTTTGCCGAAGAAATCGCCAAACAGTTCACTGCCAAGTATAATGTCCCGGTCAAAATTGAAGAGGTACCACCACCGGATCAAGTAACCAAGCTTTCCCAGGACGGACCTTCCGGACTTGCGGCTGACGTCGTTCTGATCCCGCACGATAACCTCGGAAAAGCTGCAAGCGCCAGCCTTCTGCTGCCAAATGATATTTTTGCCGAGCAGACCAAAGCTGAGAATACAGAAGCCTCCATTGTAGGTTCCTCTTATGAAGGTGAACTGTACGGATATCCGAGAGCTGCTGAAACTTATGCTTTGTACTACAATAAAACACTGCTTCCTGAAGCTCCGAAATCATTCGACGAGGTGCTCGAATTCAGTAAAACGTTTACGGATAAAGACAAAAACAAATACGGAATTATGTGGGAAGTCGGCAACATGTACTACGGCTACACCTTTATCGCTACTACAGGCGGCTACCTGTTCGGTCAAGACGGTACTGACAAAAACGATATCGGCCTGAACAACGAAGGTGCTATCGAAGGCCTGACCGCATTTGCCAAACTGAAGGAAGCACTGCCGATCAAGAGCGGTGACATCAATGCCGACATCAAACGCAGCTTGTTCACTACCGGAGATGTGGCCATGGATATCACAGGCCCTTGGGAGCTTGCAGCCTACAAAGAAGCACTGGGTGACAACCTGGGCGTAGCTCCGGTTCCTACGATTAACGGCAAGCCGGCAATCACATTCTCCGGGATCAAAATTTTCGGAGTCAACGCTTATACGCAATATCCGAACGCGGCTAAGCTGTATGCCAGCTTTGCTTCCAGCAAGGATTCCCAGCTTACCCTCAACAAAATGATCGGTTCGGTTCCTACGAATAACGAAGCCCTGCAGGATCCGCAAATTACAAGCGACCCTTATGTATCCGCTTTTGCTGAACAAGCCAAGAGCTCCCAGCCAATGCCTTCCATCCCTGAGATGGGTAACGTATGGAGCCCGGTAAATGCCGCCCTTCCGGAAATCTGGGATAACAATGCAGACCCGAAAGCAGCGATGGACAAAGCAGTTGAGCAAATCAAAGATCTCAATAACGGTGCAACTGCCCAGTAAAAACAGTTTGTACGCAGCAACAATCAATAGCAAACAGTGGAATTAAATCGCCCGCCGATGCTTACGGCGGGCAGTTTCCTGAATTCCGCACGGAGAGGAGATCGGAAGGGAAATGCAGCGACACCGTACGAGGGCCGCAATACTGTCTGTCGTTTTCATGGGATTGGGACAAATATATAACCGCCAATTCATCAAAGGACTTATTTTTGCAGCTGTAGAGGCTTTAGGCCTGATCTATTTCATCAACAATCTGGGAAGAGCCTTCTGGGGCATCACTTCACTGGGGGATTCCCCGAGCCGTTTGGAAAAGGTTAAGGGTATCGCCAAAATGGTCCCCGGAGACCACTCGATCGTTATTCTGATTGAGAGTTTGATTACCCTGCTGTTTTTTATCATCTTGCTGGTTTTCTGGTATATGAACATAAGAGATGCCTATAAGATTGGCGAGGCGCGCGATGCCGGTCTTAAATCCAATACATTCAAGCAAACGGTACGCTACATTCTTGATTACAAGTTTGCCCAAAGCTTCTTGATCCTGCCGGGCTTTGGTATTCTGTTCTTCACCATCATGCCGATCATCTTTATGATCATGCTGGCATTTACCAACTTCTCCGCGCCGGATCATATCCCGCCGGCCAGGCTGGTGGACTGGGTAGGATTCGAAACCTTCCGCAATCTGCTCTTCCTGAAGTCATGGAGCCAGACCTTTTACGGCGTATTGACATGGACGATTGTCTGGGCCGTTCTTTCTACAGTAACCACCTATTTCGGCGGACTGTTAGTAGCGCTGCTGATTAGCCAGAAAGGAATCAAGTTCAAAGGCCTCTGGAGAGTAATCCTGATTGTGCCTTATGCTGTTCCGCAGATGATTTCCCTGCTGCTTATGCGCAACCTGTTCAATGGCCAGTTCGGCCCGATCAACCAGTATCTCGGTTATTTCGGACTCGGCGGGCTGCCATGGCTGACAGATCCGTTCTGGGCGAAGGTAACGGTTATCCTGGTTAACATGTGGGTAGGGATTCCGGTTTCCATGCTGCTCATTATGGGTGTCCTGACTACAATCCCGCGCGATATGTACGAAGCGGCTGAAGTGGACGGAGCGACGAATTACCAGAAGTTCCGGATTATCACGCTGCCGATGGTGCTGTTCTCCACCGCACCTACACTGATCATGCAGTTTGCCGGCAATATCAATAACTTTAATGCCATCTACCTGCTTACAGGCGGGGCGCCGGTTAACGGGAATTATCAATACGCGGGTTCAACAGACCTGCTGGTTACATGGCTGTATAAATTAACACTGGATCAGAACAAAAATAATATGGCTTCAGCGATCGGGATCATTCTCTTTATCATTGTAGCCGGGTTCTCCCTGTACAATTACCGCCGGACCAAATCATTCAAAGAGGAGGACATGATCCAATGATGATCGGACGCAAACTTGCGAATTTTATTCGCCTGGCTGCCAGTTATATCATTTTGATTGTGCTGGCCGTTGCCGCGCTCTATCCGGCCCTGTGGATTCTTTTGGCTTCCTTCCGGCCGGGTAAATCCCTGTA
Coding sequences:
- a CDS encoding maltose ABC transporter substrate-binding protein gives rise to the protein MKLKKVMVVTAALSMAVSITACGSNNNAGNGGNNTAANTPAGNAATDTANNSGSNEEAVTGDIVPEEGASLVIWESKEERPFAEEIAKQFTAKYNVPVKIEEVPPPDQVTKLSQDGPSGLAADVVLIPHDNLGKAASASLLLPNDIFAEQTKAENTEASIVGSSYEGELYGYPRAAETYALYYNKTLLPEAPKSFDEVLEFSKTFTDKDKNKYGIMWEVGNMYYGYTFIATTGGYLFGQDGTDKNDIGLNNEGAIEGLTAFAKLKEALPIKSGDINADIKRSLFTTGDVAMDITGPWELAAYKEALGDNLGVAPVPTINGKPAITFSGIKIFGVNAYTQYPNAAKLYASFASSKDSQLTLNKMIGSVPTNNEALQDPQITSDPYVSAFAEQAKSSQPMPSIPEMGNVWSPVNAALPEIWDNNADPKAAMDKAVEQIKDLNNGATAQ
- a CDS encoding alpha-glycosidase, which encodes MLLEAVYHRPRLNWSYAYDRRTIHLRLRAKKGDLTEVFAWAGDKYAWDATKELIPMKLFTSDGMFDYWECESVPMYRRLKYGFLLQKDDERIWMTESDFQADRPANPQRLFEFPYINPVDVFTPPAWVKDAVFYQIFPERFANGDPSLNPENVEPWGGTPTPSNFFGGDLQGVIDHLDHLTELGVNGIYFTPLFTATTNHKYDTEDYMSVDPHFGDVQTLKKLVDACHERGIRVLLDAVFNHSGRTFAPFVDVLEKGEASVYKDWFHIREFPLQVVDNIPNYDAFAFEPHMPKLNTGNPEVKEYLLKVAEYWITEVGIDGWRLDVANEVDHEFWRDFRRVVKRANPEAYILGEIWHESAPWLEGDKFDAVMNYPFTDAVLDFFVLGTLDAEGFANAIGRQLSRYPLQASEVAFNLLDSHDTARLLTLAEGDKNKMKQAALFQFTFMGTPCIYYGDEIGMDGDFDPGCRKCMEWDPEKQDRDLFSFYRKLIDMRSSHPALRTGSFSFLAAGRQGTKIAYERRLGDDIVIVLMNTEETVQTVQISVEERQWENLFTGDSLRAERGKLSVKLPAFGYTVLKAVL
- a CDS encoding sugar ABC transporter permease, which codes for MQRHRTRAAILSVVFMGLGQIYNRQFIKGLIFAAVEALGLIYFINNLGRAFWGITSLGDSPSRLEKVKGIAKMVPGDHSIVILIESLITLLFFIILLVFWYMNIRDAYKIGEARDAGLKSNTFKQTVRYILDYKFAQSFLILPGFGILFFTIMPIIFMIMLAFTNFSAPDHIPPARLVDWVGFETFRNLLFLKSWSQTFYGVLTWTIVWAVLSTVTTYFGGLLVALLISQKGIKFKGLWRVILIVPYAVPQMISLLLMRNLFNGQFGPINQYLGYFGLGGLPWLTDPFWAKVTVILVNMWVGIPVSMLLIMGVLTTIPRDMYEAAEVDGATNYQKFRIITLPMVLFSTAPTLIMQFAGNINNFNAIYLLTGGAPVNGNYQYAGSTDLLVTWLYKLTLDQNKNNMASAIGIILFIIVAGFSLYNYRRTKSFKEEDMIQ